One stretch of Armigeres subalbatus isolate Guangzhou_Male chromosome 2, GZ_Asu_2, whole genome shotgun sequence DNA includes these proteins:
- the LOC134211216 gene encoding transcription factor btd-like isoform X2, whose product MGLSPLYFLPSPSVNVTNDRLGYFPITPPYHQQYDYVLPSAAGTMQSHARKISTSSSSSATASAATSAAASSSSGMLGSIDNGQSLYFYMNAAGKEEITSVPLSPPHTPPLLYTMTTPGDVGSGFLAGNDTSAVTDVVADQYGLPALGVDNGGDDDNLGGCRMVAAGNGRWSNNRYNDGDGRASDSNEGRLFPARNSVIMKVENQQVVPLLGEEGSSTIDRFVCKWENCYCVFFKLDDLASHVTQKHAVVGLGGLYYCRWENCLRQDRGFNARYKMLVHVRTHTKEKPHQCGKCGKCFSRAENLKIHLRSHSGEKPYVCPVEGCNKAYSNSSDRFKHTRTHANDKPYVCKVPGCLKRYTDPSSLRKHVKTFKHINLLVSLASATESDYHLHRHPASYPAVRYGTQSAGSPGKMASDNSYTDDSRASSSSTATTASSPELDDSEDNNVLIDVVNVDKCDEKLSITDYHFYPDRKPTGRAEDWPCGNRGRTPLLDVTDSSLEKLDEARRRAGEDDVDQYHRSFLIEPERDYHRYQPGSGFSKGFFESGSTTLLRCRRGDDEDLLPTTIEDDDLCSAIQRLNSARMVGVQSMDVDGPMDLSIHNR is encoded by the exons ATGGGATTATCGCCGTTGTATTTTCTACCGTCTCCATCGGTGAACGTGACAAATGATCGGCTCGGATACTTTCCAATAACTCCGCCATACCACCAGCAGTACGATTACGTACTCCCATCAGCAGCAGGGACAATGCAATCCCACGCCAGGAAGATTTCAACGAGTTCCTCATCCTCGGCAACGGCGTCAGCTGCAACGTCGGCAGCGGCTTCCTCATCCTCTGGGATGCTGGGCTCCATCGACAATGGCCAGTCGCTCTATTTTTACATGAACGCAGCCGGGAAGGAGGAAATTACATCAGTGCCATTATCGCCACCGCACACACCGCCCCTGCTGTACACAATGACCACGCCTGGGGACGTTGGCAGTGGCTTCCTGGCCGGAAATGACACCAGCGCTGTAACCGATGTGGTTGCCGATCAATACGGATTACCGGCCCTGGGTGTGGATAATGGAGGCGACGATGACAATTTGGGTGGCTGCAGAATGGTGGCTGCTGGAAATGGTCGGTGGAGTAATAATCGTTACAATGACGGTGACGGCCGTGCTAGTGACAGTAATGAAGGGCGCTTATTCCCAGCACGGAACTCCGTTATCATGAAAGTGGAGAACCAGCAAGTGGTTCCGCTGCTCGGCGAGGAGGGATCCAGTACAATCGACCGGTTCGTGTGCAAGTGGGAGAACTGCTATTG CGTGTTCTTCAAGTTGGATGACCTGGCCAGTCACGTCACGCAGAAGCACGCCGTCGTTGGACTTGGTGGACTGTACTACTGCCGATGGGAAAACTGTCTGCGGCAGGACCGGGGCTTCAATGCACGTTACAAGATGCTGGTGCATGTTCGAACCCATACGAAGGAAAAGCCGCATCAGTGCGGCAAGTGTGGAAAGTGCTTCTCGCGtgcagaaaatctgaaaattcatcTTCGCTCCCACTCCGGCGAGAAGCCATATGTTTGCCCGGTTGAG GGATGCAACAAAGCCTATTCTAACTCCTCCGACCGGTTCAAGCACACCCGAACTCATGCGAACGACAAGCCATACGTCTGCAAGGTCCCGGGCTGCCTCAAGCGCTACACCGATCCATCATCGTTGCGGAAGCACGTGAAAACCTTCAAACACATCAACCTGCTGGTGTCGTTGGCATCAGCCACCGAGTCCGATTACCATCTCCACCGTCACCCGGCCAGCTACCCTGCGGTACGTTATGGTACCCAGTCCGCCGGAAGCCCCGGCAAGATGGCAAGCGATAACTCATATACCGATGACAGTCGGGCTTCCAGTAGTAGCACGGCCACCACCGCCAGCAGTCCCGAACTAGACGACAGCGAAGATAATAATGTGCTAATTGATGTCGTCAACGTCGACAAGTGTGATGAAAAATTAAGCATCACTGACTATCACTTCTACCCGGATCGAAAGCCCACCGGGCGTGCCGAAGATTGGCCGTGCGGCAACCGAGGCAGAACGCCTCTGCTAGACGTAACCGATAGCTCCCTGGAGAAACTGGATGAGGCAAGACGCCGAGCCGGCGAAGACGACGTCGACCAATATCACAGAAGTTTCCTTATTGAGCCTGAACGGGACTACCATCGTTATCAGCCGGGCAGTGGCTTCTCGAAAGGCTTTTTCGAGTCTGGATCAACCACCTTGTTGCGTTGCCGGAGGGGCGACGACGAAGACTTATTACCGACGACGATAGAAGACGATGATTTGTGCAGTGCCATACAGAGATTGAATAGCGCTCGGATGGTGGGAGTGCAGTCCATGGACGTTGATGGACCGATGGATCTCAGTATACACAATCGGTAG
- the LOC134211216 gene encoding uncharacterized protein LOC134211216 isoform X1, with amino-acid sequence MLINKETFPYRMGLSPLYFLPSPSVNVTNDRLGYFPITPPYHQQYDYVLPSAAGTMQSHARKISTSSSSSATASAATSAAASSSSGMLGSIDNGQSLYFYMNAAGKEEITSVPLSPPHTPPLLYTMTTPGDVGSGFLAGNDTSAVTDVVADQYGLPALGVDNGGDDDNLGGCRMVAAGNGRWSNNRYNDGDGRASDSNEGRLFPARNSVIMKVENQQVVPLLGEEGSSTIDRFVCKWENCYCVFFKLDDLASHVTQKHAVVGLGGLYYCRWENCLRQDRGFNARYKMLVHVRTHTKEKPHQCGKCGKCFSRAENLKIHLRSHSGEKPYVCPVEGCNKAYSNSSDRFKHTRTHANDKPYVCKVPGCLKRYTDPSSLRKHVKTFKHINLLVSLASATESDYHLHRHPASYPAVRYGTQSAGSPGKMASDNSYTDDSRASSSSTATTASSPELDDSEDNNVLIDVVNVDKCDEKLSITDYHFYPDRKPTGRAEDWPCGNRGRTPLLDVTDSSLEKLDEARRRAGEDDVDQYHRSFLIEPERDYHRYQPGSGFSKGFFESGSTTLLRCRRGDDEDLLPTTIEDDDLCSAIQRLNSARMVGVQSMDVDGPMDLSIHNR; translated from the exons AtgttaataaataaagaaaCCTTCCCCTACAGAATGGGATTATCGCCGTTGTATTTTCTACCGTCTCCATCGGTGAACGTGACAAATGATCGGCTCGGATACTTTCCAATAACTCCGCCATACCACCAGCAGTACGATTACGTACTCCCATCAGCAGCAGGGACAATGCAATCCCACGCCAGGAAGATTTCAACGAGTTCCTCATCCTCGGCAACGGCGTCAGCTGCAACGTCGGCAGCGGCTTCCTCATCCTCTGGGATGCTGGGCTCCATCGACAATGGCCAGTCGCTCTATTTTTACATGAACGCAGCCGGGAAGGAGGAAATTACATCAGTGCCATTATCGCCACCGCACACACCGCCCCTGCTGTACACAATGACCACGCCTGGGGACGTTGGCAGTGGCTTCCTGGCCGGAAATGACACCAGCGCTGTAACCGATGTGGTTGCCGATCAATACGGATTACCGGCCCTGGGTGTGGATAATGGAGGCGACGATGACAATTTGGGTGGCTGCAGAATGGTGGCTGCTGGAAATGGTCGGTGGAGTAATAATCGTTACAATGACGGTGACGGCCGTGCTAGTGACAGTAATGAAGGGCGCTTATTCCCAGCACGGAACTCCGTTATCATGAAAGTGGAGAACCAGCAAGTGGTTCCGCTGCTCGGCGAGGAGGGATCCAGTACAATCGACCGGTTCGTGTGCAAGTGGGAGAACTGCTATTG CGTGTTCTTCAAGTTGGATGACCTGGCCAGTCACGTCACGCAGAAGCACGCCGTCGTTGGACTTGGTGGACTGTACTACTGCCGATGGGAAAACTGTCTGCGGCAGGACCGGGGCTTCAATGCACGTTACAAGATGCTGGTGCATGTTCGAACCCATACGAAGGAAAAGCCGCATCAGTGCGGCAAGTGTGGAAAGTGCTTCTCGCGtgcagaaaatctgaaaattcatcTTCGCTCCCACTCCGGCGAGAAGCCATATGTTTGCCCGGTTGAG GGATGCAACAAAGCCTATTCTAACTCCTCCGACCGGTTCAAGCACACCCGAACTCATGCGAACGACAAGCCATACGTCTGCAAGGTCCCGGGCTGCCTCAAGCGCTACACCGATCCATCATCGTTGCGGAAGCACGTGAAAACCTTCAAACACATCAACCTGCTGGTGTCGTTGGCATCAGCCACCGAGTCCGATTACCATCTCCACCGTCACCCGGCCAGCTACCCTGCGGTACGTTATGGTACCCAGTCCGCCGGAAGCCCCGGCAAGATGGCAAGCGATAACTCATATACCGATGACAGTCGGGCTTCCAGTAGTAGCACGGCCACCACCGCCAGCAGTCCCGAACTAGACGACAGCGAAGATAATAATGTGCTAATTGATGTCGTCAACGTCGACAAGTGTGATGAAAAATTAAGCATCACTGACTATCACTTCTACCCGGATCGAAAGCCCACCGGGCGTGCCGAAGATTGGCCGTGCGGCAACCGAGGCAGAACGCCTCTGCTAGACGTAACCGATAGCTCCCTGGAGAAACTGGATGAGGCAAGACGCCGAGCCGGCGAAGACGACGTCGACCAATATCACAGAAGTTTCCTTATTGAGCCTGAACGGGACTACCATCGTTATCAGCCGGGCAGTGGCTTCTCGAAAGGCTTTTTCGAGTCTGGATCAACCACCTTGTTGCGTTGCCGGAGGGGCGACGACGAAGACTTATTACCGACGACGATAGAAGACGATGATTTGTGCAGTGCCATACAGAGATTGAATAGCGCTCGGATGGTGGGAGTGCAGTCCATGGACGTTGATGGACCGATGGATCTCAGTATACACAATCGGTAG